In Malus sylvestris chromosome 15, drMalSylv7.2, whole genome shotgun sequence, a single genomic region encodes these proteins:
- the LOC126602781 gene encoding uncharacterized protein LOC126602781: MTLILRYVDLSSRSIYIREYFIEFLSVEDTSGQGLFNELQDVLKSHDLDIDNVWGQGYDNGSNMKGKHQGVQKRLLDINPRAFYMPCGSHCLNLIVCDMINMVSTKLQYEDMRLDVAIKALEALVTFFENYRETSFASAMRDAKEIALDSEIDPVFQTKRHKPRKRHHDEVDGNEREQQSTKESFRTNYFLVIVDIPLSQLKNRFEQLKTFESIFGFLFDAPKLISLDDQQLIENCMNLEANLKHGNTMDVDGAYLCSELQVLQMMLPEEEFISNNPWTSIEIANFVKETDMCPNVLIAYRVLLTIPVTVASAERSFSKLKLLKSCLRTTMTQDRLNGLAILCIEKDEIEDLEV; encoded by the exons ATGACTTTAATTTTGAGATATGTTGACTTATCAAGTAGGTCAATATATATAAGGGAGTATTTCATAGAGTTTTTAAGTGTGGAAGATACATCAGGACAAGGACTTTTTAATGAGTTGCAAGATGTCCTAAAGTCTCATGATCTTGATATTGATAATGTGTGGGGACAAGGTTATGATAATGGATCTAACATGAAAGGGAAACACCAAGGTGtccagaaaagattgctagacaTAAATCCCAGAGCCTTTTACATGCCATGTGGTTCtcattgtcttaatttaatagtTTGCGATATG attaacaTGGTGAGCACAAAATTACAATATGAAGACATGCGTCTTGATGTTGCTATAAAGGCTTTGGAAGCACTTGTTaccttttttgaaaactacagAGAAACTAGTTTCGCTTCTGCTATGCGTGATGCTAAAGAAATTGCACTTGATTCGGAAATTGACCCTGTTTTTCAAACTAAACGTCATAAACCTAGAAAAAGACAtcatgatgaagttgatggtaaTGAGAGGGAACAACAATCTACTAAAGAATCATTTAGAACAAATTATTTTCTTGTTATTGTGGATATTCCTCTTTCTCAACTGAAAAACAGGTTTGAACAGTTAAAGACTTTTGAATCTATTTTTGGCTTCTTGTTTGATGCACCGAAGTTAATTTCATTGGATGATCAACAGCTAATAGAAAATTGTATGAATCTTGAAGCAAATTTGAAACATGGAAATACCATGGATGTAGATGGAGCTTACTTATGTTCTGAATTACAGGTGTTGCAAATGATGTTACCTGAAGAAGAATTTATCTCTAATAACCCTTGGACATCCATAGAAATAgcaaactttgtaaaagaaaCTGACATGTGTCCTAATGTCTTGATTGCTTATCGTGTACTGTTGACTATACCTGTGACTGTGGCATCTGCAGaaagaagtttttcaaaattgaaattattaaaatctTGCTTGCGGACCACTATGACTCAAGATAGGCTAAATGGATTAGCAATCTTATGCATTGAAAAGGAtgagattgaagacttgga GGTTTAG
- the LOC126604888 gene encoding V-type proton ATPase 16 kDa proteolipid subunit-like, which translates to MASSTFSGDETAPFFGFLGAAAALVFSCMGAAYGTAKSGVGVASMGVMRPELVMKSIVPVVMAGVLGIYGLIIAVIISTGINPKAKSYYLFDGYAHLSSGLACGLAGLSAGMAIGIVGDAGVRANAQQPKLFVGMILILIFAEALALYGLIVGIILSSRSGQSRAD; encoded by the exons ATGGCGTCATCCACCTTCAGCGGCGATGAAACGGCACCGTTCTTCGGCTTTCTCGGCGCGGCGGCCGCCCTCGTCTTTTCCT GCATGGGAGCGGCGTACGGGACGGCGAAGAGCGGCGTGGGAGTGGCGTCGATGGGGGTGATGAGGCCGGAGCTGGTGATGAAGTCGATTGTTCCGGTTGTTATGGCGGGAGTGTTGGGTATCTACGGTTTGATCATTGCTGTGATTATCAGCACTGGGATTAACCCAAAGGCCAAATCTTACTACCTCTTCGATGGGTACGCCCACCTCTCCTCCGGTCTCGCTTGTGGACTTGCCGGACTTTCCGCCGGAATGGCCATCGGCATCGTCGGGGATGCCGGTGTTAG GGCAAACGCACAACAGCCCAAGCTTTTTGTTGGGATGATTCTCATTCTCATCTTTGCTGAAGCTTTGGCTTTGTACGGTCTTATTGTCGGTATCATCCTTTCATCCCGATCTGGACAGTCCAGAGCAGATTAG